The sequence TACAAATCATGGATTTTGGATATAAAACAAAGAGTGCGCTCTGCCCAGATTAAAGCTGTGCTTAAGGTGAATACCGAACTTATTAATCTGTATTGGGCGCTGGGATGTGAAATCGTAGCCAAGCAGGCTAATTTTAAATGGGGAGAAGGGTTCCTTTTTCGGTTAAGTAAGGATTTAATGGCGGAATTTCCTGAAATAAAGGGGTTTTTAGAGCGTAATTTGAAATATACCAGACAATGGTATTTGTTTTATAATCAAGGAAATGCAATTGGGCAACAAGCTGTTGCCCAAATCATCCAAATTCCGTGGGGCACAATATAGAGAATTATCACAGGTTACCGACAGAATCGCATTACGCGATTTGACTGAACTTTGCGAGAAAGAGATTTTTCAAAGAAAA is a genomic window of Candidatus Ancaeobacter aquaticus containing:
- a CDS encoding DUF1016 N-terminal domain-containing protein, whose protein sequence is MSFEMTMNKEYKSWILDIKQRVRSAQIKAVLKVNTELINLYWALGCEIVAKQANFKWGEGFLFRLSKDLMAEFPEIKGFLERNLKYTRQWYLFYNQGNAIGQQAVAQIIQIPWGTI